One Petrotoga sp. 9PWA.NaAc.5.4 genomic region harbors:
- a CDS encoding IS1634 family transposase, producing the protein MIFIFLRTVKNNEGKQYLRIVESYRENGKTKQKIIANLGRVDLISVKEAENIIKKLEEIFGIKEGLKIEEIEEEPEKKNYGIKVIVDRLFKKYDMDEFFKNIDEKTRFDVQELLKIMVMNRILEPKSKLGIFNNLEYYGFKKSEECEDGIALHWFYRTLDVLCEKKKEIEKHMYRQRISLFNSKVDLVFYDVTTLSFETQQTNEIMQMGYSKDKKFNESQVVLGMSIDQDKMPVSFDIYPGNTFEGHTFKDTVETMKKRYNIGKVIVVSDRGMMSRKNIEIVENSDYEFIVGKSIKQIKKLNVFEGEFIELSEGIKYKEMQYEGKRLLIIYSQER; encoded by the coding sequence GTGATTTTTATCTTTCTTAGAACTGTAAAAAATAACGAAGGTAAACAGTATCTTCGAATAGTAGAAAGTTATCGAGAAAACGGTAAAACTAAACAGAAAATCATAGCTAATTTAGGTAGAGTTGATTTAATAAGTGTAAAAGAAGCAGAAAATATAATTAAAAAGTTAGAAGAGATATTTGGGATAAAAGAAGGTTTAAAGATAGAAGAGATAGAAGAAGAACCAGAAAAGAAGAATTATGGGATAAAAGTAATAGTGGACAGATTGTTTAAAAAGTACGACATGGATGAATTCTTTAAAAACATTGATGAAAAGACAAGGTTTGATGTACAAGAGCTTTTGAAAATAATGGTAATGAACAGGATATTAGAACCAAAAAGCAAGTTAGGGATATTCAACAATCTTGAATATTATGGATTCAAAAAGTCAGAAGAATGCGAAGATGGGATAGCCTTACACTGGTTTTACAGGACATTGGATGTATTATGTGAAAAGAAAAAAGAGATAGAAAAGCATATGTACCGTCAAAGGATAAGTTTATTCAACTCGAAAGTGGACTTAGTATTTTACGATGTAACGACGTTATCGTTTGAAACACAGCAAACAAACGAGATAATGCAGATGGGATATTCGAAAGACAAAAAATTCAACGAATCACAGGTAGTGTTAGGGATGTCGATAGACCAAGACAAGATGCCAGTAAGTTTTGATATATATCCAGGGAACACATTTGAAGGACACACTTTCAAAGACACGGTAGAAACTATGAAAAAAAGGTACAACATAGGAAAAGTCATAGTAGTATCAGACAGAGGGATGATGAGTAGGAAAAACATAGAAATAGTAGAAAACTCTGATTACGAATTCATAGTAGGGAAATCGATAAAACAAATAAAAAAGCTAAATGTGTTCGAAGGAGAATTCATTGAATTATCAGAAGGGATAAAATACAAAGAAATGCAATATGAAGGGAAAAGGCTTCTGATAATATACTCACAAGAAAGA